The nucleotide window CGGTTTATGTTTTTCAAACCATTCTCTGTTATTATTTTCTGATAGTGCTTTTAAAAAGCTAAATATATTTTTTGAAATCATTGCTTAAGAAAGATTCTTTAATGAATAATGTATCCACTCAAATTTAGTAATCATCAATTAATTATTTACCAAAGAAAAATATCTTATTAAAAGTATTAACGTGCATCCTTCTATCTTTGCGACGTGATTTCAATACAAAATTTATCGCTTCAATTTGGCGGACAAGTAATAATAGATAGCATTTCAATGGCTATGAAACCCGGCGACAGAATAGGGTTAGTAGGAAGAAACGGTGCAGGAAAATCTACAATACTGCGCATTCTTACAGGACTGCAGGAGTATGATTCGGGCAATGTAGTAATACCACAAGGTGCCACTTTAGGATTCTTACAACAAGAAATTGCCGCTATGAAAGGGCGCAGTGTTTATGAGGAAGCTGCTTCTGCATTTAATGAAGCATTGCAAATTGAACAACGCATTGAAGAAATAAACGAACAACTAACAATCGAAACTGATTACACCGGTAAAATTTATAATGATCTGTTGGATGAATTGAATGAACTGCATCATCATTTTGAAGTGATGGATGTAGCTACTGTTGAGAAGCAAGTGGAGACAGTACTTAAAGGTTTAGGGTTTGACCGCAATGATTTAAGCCGTCCTGTTGAAGAGTTTAGCGGTGGCTGGCAAATGCGTATTGAACTTGCTAAAATTTTATTACGTAAACCTGCGCTTATTTTATTAGATGAACCTACAAATCACTTGGATATTGAAAGTATTCAATGGCTGGAAAATTATTTATCTGCTTATCCCGATTCTGTAATTATTGTTTCTCACGATCGCAAGTTTTTAGATAACGTAACGAATAGAACAATTGAAATAGTAAATAAAAAGATTTATGATTATCCGGTGGCTTATACCCGATTTACTGAATTGAGAAAAGAGCGTATTGATCAACAACGCAATACTTTAAAAAATCAGGAAAAATATGTGGAGCAAACTGAACAGTTAATTGAAAAATTCAGATACAAAGCATCAAAAGCAAAGTTTGCACAATCGCTGATTAACAAGTTAGATAAAATGGAGATGACCGAAGTAGATGATGAAGAAACTGCGAGTATAAAATTCAGATTTCCTCAACCACCAAGATCAGTAAAAAAAGTAATTGAAATCAGTCATCTTACTAAGAAATACGATGTAAAAAATATATTAGAAGATATTTCTATTACTATTGAAAGAGGTGATAAAATTGCATTTGTTGGAAAAAACGGTGAGGGTAAATCCACCCTATCCCGCATCATTGCAAACAGAGAATCCTACGAAGGCGAAATGGTGATTGGAAGTAATGTAGTTACCGGTTATTACGCACAAAATCAGGCGGATTCTTTAGATGGAGATGAAACAGTTTTTGATATTATTGATAAATCAGCAACCGGCGATATACGGACAAAGATTCGCAGTCTGTTAGGTACCTTTCTATTTAGTGGAGATGCTATTTATAAAAAAGTAAAAGTGCTGAGTGGTGGTGAAAAATCACGTCTTGCTTTATGTAAATTATTGCTGGATGCACAAAATCTTTTAATTCTGGATGAGCCGACAAATCACTTAGATATGCGCTCTAAAGATGTATTGAAAAATGCATTAAACACTTTTGAAGGCACTGTAATTTTAGTTTCGCACGACAGAGATTTTTTACAGGGACTTACCAATCGTGTATTTGAATTTAACAATAAGAAAATAACTGAATTTGTTGGTGACATCTACGATTATCTGGATGCAAAAAAAATAGAGAGTCTACAAGAACTTGAAATAAAAGTGGCTGCAAAAAAAACAGAAGCAGTGAAAATTCCTGTTGCTCCGAAAGAAAATCAATTTGAAAAAAAAAATAAAACAAAAGAGCTAAAGAAATTTGAGAGAGATGTACAATTATCAGAAGAAAAAATTTCCGATCTTGAAAAAAAAATAGCCACAATTGAAGAGCAATTGCGTGAACCGGATTTTTATAAAGAACAACAAGGCAATACCACCGTTTTTGATAATTACAATGCATTGAAAAAACAATTAGCAACTGTAATGACTGAATGGGAATTACATGTGAACTCTCTCGAAAATTTTAAATCTGAAAATCCTGATTTATAATGAATAATGGCGACTGGATACAGGTTGGCATTTTATTTCTCATCATCTTAATTATTATAATTCTGATTTATCTGCTGATAATCAAATTATATCTATGGTTTAGTATTGGTGTGCTGGTAAGTGTTGTAATACTGTACGGTATCACCCGTCGCATTAAACTTTAAAAACGTGAGAATAAATTAATTACAATAACAATTACTATTGCAACCAATCCAAAAAGCATAAGTGTTTTGTTGGACATTTTGTCAAACGGTGATTGCTCTTCTTCTTTCATAGATATCAAAGTTAATTAATCCTTAAATGCAATTCTTCACTTTAATAAAATGAGGCGTTATACCTACCTTTACCAAAATAAAAAAATTACAATGCGTATATTCAATATTATAGTTTTAGTTGCTGTATTAGCCATCACTTCTTGCAGCGATTCACAGAAAGCAGGTGATAAAAAAAATAATACAGAAACTGGTGAAAAAGAAAACAGAGTGAGTCCGGCGGAAACTGCTACAGCAACTATCGGAGAAAATATAGTTACAATTAATTACGGATCACCAAGAGTGAAAGACAGAACAATTTGGGGCGAGCTGGTTCCGTATAATGAAGTTTGGCGTGCAGGCGCTAATGAAGCAACCACTATTTCCTTTACTCAGGATGTGATGATTAATGGACAATTATTGAAAAAAGATACTTACGCTTTTTTTGCAATCCCAACTGCAACAGATTGGACAATTATTTTTAATCTGGATGAAAAGCAATGGGGTGCATTTAAATATAATGAAACAGACGATGCTCTTCGCTTTACTGTTACACCGGTAATGACAGATGCATTTGCAGAAAATCTCACTTTTAATGTTTCTCCGAATGCAGTAGGTGATGGTGGAATAATTCACTTATCCTGGGAAAAACTTACTCTACAATTTGAGTTTACAAATATCCCGGAGAAATAATTGTTTCAGAAGTAATAATACAATTGTACAAAGGCAACTGTGTGCGATGGTGTGCTGACACTATCGGTTATAAATCCATGTGCGGGATGAAAACATTTTATCCAGTAATAATCTGCACTGCGATATTCGAATAATGCTACACCTGTTGAATCACTGTATCGAATTGCATCGGCAGGACCATCTGTTATAAACTGATCGTAACTGCTGTAAATTTTTACTTCAACATTCGCAATTAAACTATCAGTAAATAAAATGGTATCAAATACATGATGCAGCGTTACTTCAATTGCTCTGTTGTTATTATCATTATTCGGAAATGGTTTTCCATCAGGATCTTTCTCGCAGGATACAACAAATAAAAACAATGCAAAATATAGAATTGCACTTGCTAAAGAATTCCATGTTATGTGTTTGATGAAATCCATTTATTAAATTGTTATTGCTGATTTACGACAGCTATTACAGAAAAATTTTTCTACTACTTAAGTGTTTTTAAAATTTGATTGATATCCACTTTTTCGGAAACTACTTTTTGTACTTCATCAATACTAATTCTTTCTTGTTGCATACTATCCCGTTCACGAATTGTTACTGTATTATCTTCTAATGTTTGATGATCAACAGTGATACAATATGGTGTGCCGATTGCATCTTGCCGGCGATAACGTTTTCCGATTGAATCTTTTTCATCGTATTGACACAGATGATAATACTTTAATGTATTGAAAATTTCCATTGCTTTTTCCGCTAATCCATCTTTTTTCATTAATGGTAATACTGCAACTTTTATTGGTGCTAATGAGGCGGGTAGTTTTAATACAGTGCGCACATCATCTTTCACCGCTTCTTCCTGATATGCATTACATAACATCGCAAGAAACATGCGGTCGCAACCAATAGAAGTTTCTACTACATACGGAATATAACTTTGATTTAATTCCGGATCAAAAAACTGCAATTTCTTTCCTGAAAATTCCTGATGACGACGCAGATCATAATCCGTTCTGCTGTGAATTCCTTCTAATTCTTTAAATCCAAAGGGATATTGAAATTCTATATCCACGGCAGCATTTGCATAATGCGCAAGATTTTCATGATTCTTAAATTTCAACATTGTCTTATCTGTTCCCAAAGCAAGATGCCATTGCATGCGATTATTTTTCCAGTACTCATACCATTGCATTTCTTCACCCGGTCTTACAAAAAACTGCATTTCCATTTGTTCAAATTCACGCATACGAAAAATAAATTGTCGTGCAACAATTTCATTTCTAAATGCTTTACCAATTTGTGCAATACCAAAAGGAATTTTTTGACGAGTAGTTTTCTGCACATTTAAAAAATTTACAAAAATTCCCTGTGCAGTTTCCGGACGTAAATAAATTGTATCCGCATCCTGTGCAACACTTCCCATTTTTGTGCTGAACATTAAATTGAATTGACGCACATCTGTCCAGTTGCGTGAACCGGATTCGGGATCTGCTATTTCGCAATCAATAATTATTTGTTTCAGTTCTTCCAGATTATTTTCACGCATTGCATTAGCGAGCCTGTCAGCAACATTTTTTTTTCGCTCTGCAATTTCTAATATTCTTGGATTCGTAGAAATAAACATCGCTTCATCAAAACTTTCACCAAATCGTTTAGCTGCTTTTTCAACTTCCTTTTTTATTTTATCTTCTTGCTTCGCAATATAATCTTCCACTAAATTATCAGCACGATATCTTTTCTTTGAATCTTTATTATCAATCAGCGGATCATTAAATGCATCCACATGTCCGGATGCTTTCCATGTAGTGGGATGCATCAGAATTGCAGTATCCAAACCCACAATATTTTCATGCATCTGCACCATTGCTTTCCACCAATATTCTTTGATATTATTTTTCAGCATTACACCATAAGGACCGTAATCATAAACAGCACTTAAGCCATCATAAATTTCACTGCTTTGGAAAATATATCCATACTCTTTCGCATGACTGATTACTTTCTTGAATTTATCCGCATCATTTATTTGCATCTTGCAAAGATAGCAGAGCATGCATAACAAATTTTAACGCTCTTATTTTTTAAATCTCTTTTTAAGTGCTTACTTTGGATTTATAAATACATGTAATATGAAAAACTTTCCGGGTAATTTTTTAACGATGACAGGTATTATTGCCTTAGTAATCGTGATCTTCTCTTTTAGTTTAAATAAAAAAACCACAACTGATAAATCATTGGCTGATGAAAACCGACTTGTAGCCCCTTTTGATGAAATAAAAGTATCCGGTGGTTTTGAAATAAAAATTAATCAGGGAGCACAAACACCAATAAAAATTATGGGTAGTGATGAGGATGTTAAACATATAAAAACTGAAGTAAAAGATAAGACACTGAAAATTGAAATTGATAATAACGGAAATAAAAATTATAATATGGGAAAAGTAATTATTGAAATTACTGTACCTGAATTATATGAAATTGAAGCCGCAGGTTCCAGCACAATAAAATGTAACGGAACATTTGGTGGTGCAAAGGATATGGATTTTGAAATTTCCGGATCGGGCACAATTGCTATTGATGTAAATGCTGATGAGTTAGATGCAAGTATTGCCGGCAGTGGCGAAATGATGTTTAGCGGAAGAGCAAATGAAGTAGATTTTGAAATTTCCGGATCTGGAAATTTTAAATGTGAAACACTTATTGCTAATAGCGCTGAGATTTCAATATCAGGAAGTGGTAATACATATATAACAGCACAAAATACTTTGGAAGTAAATATTTCAGGAAGTGGAAATGTATATTATGGTGGAAGCCCAAAAGTAAATACCAGTATTTCCGGTTCAGGAAAGGTGCAGGCGAAGTAGTGAGTGGTGAGTAGTGAGTGAGTAGTGAGTGGTGAGTGGAGAGTAGTGAGTGGTGAGAGGTGAGTGAGTAGTGAGTAAAAAAAGAGTAATGAGTCTTTAACCCCAAAAACAAAACACAAAACCCAAAAACCTTTTTTAAAAAAAAAAAAAAAAAATTTATTTTTTTAAAAAACCAACAAATAGCCCTTTAATCAGTGATGAGTTTTTTTAACCCGAAACTTGAAACCCGAAACCCAAAACTTTTTTTATCAATGTCCTAAGTCAATGGTCTAAGTTTTTTTAATCATTCCACCATCAATTTCAACACAACATTTACATCATCCTCATTCTGCACTTTTATAAAATACATGCCCGCCGGAATATTTTCAAGGGTTAGAGTAGCTGAGATATTTCCTGCATTTATTTGATATGTTTTTATGAGTGCGCCATTGGTTGAAAACAGTTCAATGCTTGTATTGGATTTTAATGGTGTACCTGTTTGAATAACACAATATTCATTTGCCGGATTTGGAAATACTATAAAATCATTATTGAAGGGCATGGGTAAAATACTTACATCTAAACTATCACAACCCGGCACTAAGCAACCCACACTATCCAACTGCATTACCCAAAAATTCTGATCTTCTTCATACACTTCTCCATACGCAGCACCTGCTATAATAATACCTCCGGCATCGGTGAGTTCTATATCATGAATACGATTATCCTGACCTAAGCCGCCGGGTGAAAGATATCTGTGTTCCCAAATCGCATTTCCATTTATATCCACCCTTGCTATATAGCCATGATAATCTCCTACGGGTTCTGTTGCCAGATAACCAATGACAAGTAAATCACCATTGGGATATTCAAACCCAACGGAAAGCTGTAGAAAATTATCATAAATAGTGTCTATATCATACGTAGAATTGAAAATCCAAAGTAATTCATCTGAATCATCTAAACGGAAAACCAAAGAGTTATAAGGATAATCGGGTTTGTTTATACCACCTCCATAATATCCACCTACAATTGATTTTATTCCATTTGTAAAACATCCACCTTCATGAATTTCTTCACTTAATATTGTACCCGCAGAATCAAACTTTCTTATTTCATATATTGGTGTAGGGCAGTCTATAAAAGCATGGAGTAAATAAAAGATATTTTCAGAGTCAATAGGCCCCATTACAGTTGAATTATACTCACCAAAATCACCAATCAGTTTACTCCAAAGCAAATTTCCATCTGCATCTGTTTTCTTTAAGATAGTGCGGTAAAATACTGAAGCGCCTCCTGCACAAAACAAAAGCAAATCACCATTGCTGAATTCAAATACCTGCATACCTGTTTGCCATTGTTCGCTAAAATAAGTTTTGGTAAAAATGGTATCTCCGGTATTGGGATTAAACTTGACTAACAACACATTTGACAAACCATCTGCTGCTTTAGAACCTGCAAATACAATATTCCCATCAGTTAATAATTGACCAGCTATAAAATAAGAATAGTATTGCGAATCAACACTTCCCAAAACCTTTTGCCATAGCAAATTCCCTTCAAAATCAATTTTTGCATATTTAATTTTTTCATCAAAATATTCTCCAATTTCGTAACCCCATCCGTTCCCAATTAAAATATATCCATCATTTAATTTTACAATACCAAACCCCACATCATCTCCATTACTAAAATCTATGGTTTTATTAAATGTAGCTTGCGCTTGTATTTGATTTGTGAAAAACAGAAATAAAATCAATACAGAACAGATGTATTTATTAAAATGCATCTTATTCTCTGAGGTACCAGCCGAGTCACTTGAAAAGGACTCGGCGTTCTTATTTCTATTTTGCCAATGGTATATCATAAAATTCAAGATAATGTGTAACTGGATATATTCCTTTTTCACCGGTAAAATAATACTTTGCGGATGAATGTAAATACTCTTCAGGCAAGTTCGCTAATTTCCATTTATCTTTTATAGGGTTATTATGTATGTACTGCAATTTTTGTTGAATAAATTCTGAAGAATAACATTCTTTACAATCAAATGAATCTTCAAATACTTTGTGTATTACATTGTTTTTTAATTCTGATGAGGTTACACCATTTGTCATTTCCTGAAGTATTTTAAAATTGTTCTGCCCCTTTAGAATTTTTACGATTTGATATGCCATAAAACGTTTTCCTTCCCCTATTACTTTTTGAATGATTACACTTTCCACCGGCAAATATAAAATTATATGACAGTGGTTTGGCACCCCGATAGCTATCGGGGCGTAGCCAAATAAATGGCATCCTTTTGCAATAAGGAAATCAAACCATTTATAAATCCGAGTATAAAAATTTGTTATCTCAAATAGATGTAGCCAATTATAATTCGTAAAAGTGCAGAAATATGTAGTGCCCGTATTAACTTGTTTTACTTTAGTACTCATGATTATAAAACTAATAAATAGAGTTTATAATTTATTATACGCCGAGTCCTGTTCCAGTGACTCGGCTGGACGAAAGTAAAAGTGCAGAAATGTAGTGCCCGTATTAACTTGTTTTACTTTAGTACTCATGATTATAAAACTAATAAATAGAGTTTATCATTTATTATACGCCGAGTCCTGTTCCAGTGACTCGGCTGAGACGAAATTCGTAAAAGTGCAGAAATATGTAGTGCCCGTATTAACTTGTTTTACTTTAGTACTCATGATTATAAAACTAATAAATAGAGTTTATCAATTATTATACGCCGAGTCCTGTTCCAGTGACTCGGCTAGGACGGAAGAGAGCCGGCGGTAGTATTGTTAGATTCCGTTAGGCAATTAATTTGCGCAAGAAGGCCTCTTGATAATAATAATATAATAGTTAAGATTAAGTATGTTTTCATAAAAAATTATTTTAAAAATTTATAAATAGAAGAATTACTTTTAGTTTTAATATGTAACAAATAAATACCCTTTGGATATTCATACATCGGAATATTTAGTCCAGTATAACAATTTATTCCTCCTTGTAAAAATTTACCATTTAGATCATAAAGAGTAAATTGGATTATAGGTTCTGAATTATTTATTGAGATTTTTATTTGTGCGCTTAAAATATCATAATAAATATTGTAATTAATTTCACTATTTTCTATTTCTAAAATAAAATCACATTCACCTCCATCAAAATTCAATAATCCATATACAGGATGATAAAAGCATTTTATACCAAGTGGTTCGGATAAATCTGGAAGATCACAATATCTTGGGAGGAGATAGTTTGGATTTCCATACAATTCAACAATGGAATCTGCAACACATAAACTCAACCAATCCTCCATATGAATATGACTTACTTGAAATTCTACATCAAAGAATGTAAAATAACTAATTGAATCAACATAAACTGTAGTTGGATTCATTGGAGCTATTTCACCATAATAAAAATTTGTAACACTCATAACCCAACTATCATTAGGTTCAGGTTTCAAAATATAAACTATACTGAAGCTGTCTTCGACTGAAGCAAAAATTGTATCGTTTAATTGATACATATAAAATGCTTGATCTGAAATAGGAGTGGAACCATTAAAGATAGTTGCAACTATCTTTTTGCAAGGAACTCCTAAAAAAATAGTATCTTTTTCAACCTCCAGAGTATAAACTGCTTGATTGGGTGGGAATCCATATTGGTGAAAATAGTACCACCACTTCACACCCACCGGTGCAAACTCCGGTGTTTGTGTAAATCCTTGCGCACTTCCAGTAAATAATAAAAAAATAAAAAATAATTTATAAAAAGAAGGGAATTTTGTTTTCATGTATCAAATATAATGGTAATTGTGGAATTGGCAAATGCGATGGAGGTATTTGTAGAATTGTAGAACTGAAAAAAAGTGTAATCGGGTAATCGGGGAAAAATGTGCAAATGTGGTTAATGTGCAAATGTGCAAATGTGCAAATGAAATGTTTAGCAGATTAGCTGATGGGGTTAATGTGAGAATGTGTAGAATCGTAGAATTGTAGAATTGTAGAACTGAAAAAAGTGGAATCGGGGAATCGGGGAATTGGAAAAAAATGTGCAAATGTGATTGATGTGCAAATGTGTTTAATTGTAGAATCGTAAAACTGTAGAATTGTAGAATTGTAGAACTGAAAAAAGTGTTATCGTCGAATTAATGAACTATGTAATCGAAAGAAACGATAAGAAAGGATAATTACGATAACTAAATTAAAATAAACTTGAAACATGTAACACGAAACCCGAAACACGAAACTTGAAACATTTTTTTGTCAATGGTTTAAGTTTTTTCGCCAATAGCCAAAAGCTAACGGCTAATAGCCCTTTGCAAAATCAAAATTCCGCAATCGCTTTTTCCAAACATCTATCTATTCCATTTTCTATATCCGATAACTCATTTTTAAAATATATATCGGGAATTACACCAATACCTTCATACGAAATACAATCTGCAAATTTTACTTTTTGAGTTGGCAATGTATAATACCAACCATTCGCAAGATCACGACCAATCATTGTAGAATGTGCGCCGTTCGTAGTATCACCAATTACAATTGCATTCGGCATTGTTTTAAATATCATCGCAGTGCGTTCACCAGCACTTATCGTATATCTATCTGTAAGCAATACTACTTTTTTTGAGTAATAAGGTGTTTGTGGTTCTATATACCAATCATACCAATCGGTATAATCATTTTCTCCTTTTCCGTTTTTTGTTTTTGATGAAAATATTAATGTGCGGTTTTGAATTAAACGATTCATATTCGAAAATGCCCATGTGAAATCACCACCACTATTATGTCGTAAATCAATGATTAAACCTTTGGTATCATAATTATCCAACACATCATTCATCACATCTAAATTATCTGCGATGTAAGCAAAATTTACATAGGTAATATCGTTGTTAATTGTTCCAAATACAAAACCCGGATATTCACTATCATCTTTTATAAAACCATTGTCGAGATAATTATTTTCAATCACATTTAAATCAAACAATGCATCATCAATTTGATAATTATAAATATGATTTGAGAAGAAATATTTTTTGCCGGGCACTGTCATTTGCACATGTCCATCATCAAGTACTGCGAGCATGTTTGTTATAACAATATACAAAGAATCATCATCCGTATTTGCATTCACCATCGGGCGATAAATAAGATACAGGCTATCCCAATTTACATGGCGTTCATCAAAAGGTGCATAACTATCATCGAATGATTGCCAGATAAATTCAAAAACAGATACGGGATCATTAGCAGGTTCTTCTTCAAAAAATAAATTACAAGAAGAGCCAAGAATTGCAATAGAAAATATCAATATTAAATATCTTGTTTTCATCAGAAGCTATAATTAA belongs to Bacteroidota bacterium and includes:
- a CDS encoding ABC-F family ATP-binding cassette domain-containing protein; the protein is MISIQNLSLQFGGQVIIDSISMAMKPGDRIGLVGRNGAGKSTILRILTGLQEYDSGNVVIPQGATLGFLQQEIAAMKGRSVYEEAASAFNEALQIEQRIEEINEQLTIETDYTGKIYNDLLDELNELHHHFEVMDVATVEKQVETVLKGLGFDRNDLSRPVEEFSGGWQMRIELAKILLRKPALILLDEPTNHLDIESIQWLENYLSAYPDSVIIVSHDRKFLDNVTNRTIEIVNKKIYDYPVAYTRFTELRKERIDQQRNTLKNQEKYVEQTEQLIEKFRYKASKAKFAQSLINKLDKMEMTEVDDEETASIKFRFPQPPRSVKKVIEISHLTKKYDVKNILEDISITIERGDKIAFVGKNGEGKSTLSRIIANRESYEGEMVIGSNVVTGYYAQNQADSLDGDETVFDIIDKSATGDIRTKIRSLLGTFLFSGDAIYKKVKVLSGGEKSRLALCKLLLDAQNLLILDEPTNHLDMRSKDVLKNALNTFEGTVILVSHDRDFLQGLTNRVFEFNNKKITEFVGDIYDYLDAKKIESLQELEIKVAAKKTEAVKIPVAPKENQFEKKNKTKELKKFERDVQLSEEKISDLEKKIATIEEQLREPDFYKEQQGNTTVFDNYNALKKQLATVMTEWELHVNSLENFKSENPDL
- a CDS encoding DUF2911 domain-containing protein, which gives rise to MRIFNIIVLVAVLAITSCSDSQKAGDKKNNTETGEKENRVSPAETATATIGENIVTINYGSPRVKDRTIWGELVPYNEVWRAGANEATTISFTQDVMINGQLLKKDTYAFFAIPTATDWTIIFNLDEKQWGAFKYNETDDALRFTVTPVMTDAFAENLTFNVSPNAVGDGGIIHLSWEKLTLQFEFTNIPEK
- a CDS encoding glycine--tRNA ligase, which gives rise to MNDADKFKKVISHAKEYGYIFQSSEIYDGLSAVYDYGPYGVMLKNNIKEYWWKAMVQMHENIVGLDTAILMHPTTWKASGHVDAFNDPLIDNKDSKKRYRADNLVEDYIAKQEDKIKKEVEKAAKRFGESFDEAMFISTNPRILEIAERKKNVADRLANAMRENNLEELKQIIIDCEIADPESGSRNWTDVRQFNLMFSTKMGSVAQDADTIYLRPETAQGIFVNFLNVQKTTRQKIPFGIAQIGKAFRNEIVARQFIFRMREFEQMEMQFFVRPGEEMQWYEYWKNNRMQWHLALGTDKTMLKFKNHENLAHYANAAVDIEFQYPFGFKELEGIHSRTDYDLRRHQEFSGKKLQFFDPELNQSYIPYVVETSIGCDRMFLAMLCNAYQEEAVKDDVRTVLKLPASLAPIKVAVLPLMKKDGLAEKAMEIFNTLKYYHLCQYDEKDSIGKRYRRQDAIGTPYCITVDHQTLEDNTVTIRERDSMQQERISIDEVQKVVSEKVDINQILKTLK
- a CDS encoding T9SS type A sorting domain-containing protein, with amino-acid sequence MKTKFPSFYKLFFIFLLFTGSAQGFTQTPEFAPVGVKWWYYFHQYGFPPNQAVYTLEVEKDTIFLGVPCKKIVATIFNGSTPISDQAFYMYQLNDTIFASVEDSFSIVYILKPEPNDSWVMSVTNFYYGEIAPMNPTTVYVDSISYFTFFDVEFQVSHIHMEDWLSLCVADSIVELYGNPNYLLPRYCDLPDLSEPLGIKCFYHPVYGLLNFDGGECDFILEIENSEINYNIYYDILSAQIKISINNSEPIIQFTLYDLNGKFLQGGINCYTGLNIPMYEYPKGIYLLHIKTKSNSSIYKFLK
- a CDS encoding T9SS type A sorting domain-containing protein, with amino-acid sequence MHFNKYICSVLILFLFFTNQIQAQATFNKTIDFSNGDDVGFGIVKLNDGYILIGNGWGYEIGEYFDEKIKYAKIDFEGNLLWQKVLGSVDSQYYSYFIAGQLLTDGNIVFAGSKAADGLSNVLLVKFNPNTGDTIFTKTYFSEQWQTGMQVFEFSNGDLLLFCAGGASVFYRTILKKTDADGNLLWSKLIGDFGEYNSTVMGPIDSENIFYLLHAFIDCPTPIYEIRKFDSAGTILSEEIHEGGCFTNGIKSIVGGYYGGGINKPDYPYNSLVFRLDDSDELLWIFNSTYDIDTIYDNFLQLSVGFEYPNGDLLVIGYLATEPVGDYHGYIARVDINGNAIWEHRYLSPGGLGQDNRIHDIELTDAGGIIIAGAAYGEVYEEDQNFWVMQLDSVGCLVPGCDSLDVSILPMPFNNDFIVFPNPANEYCVIQTGTPLKSNTSIELFSTNGALIKTYQINAGNISATLTLENIPAGMYFIKVQNEDDVNVVLKLMVE
- a CDS encoding S41 family peptidase; translated protein: MKTRYLILIFSIAILGSSCNLFFEEEPANDPVSVFEFIWQSFDDSYAPFDERHVNWDSLYLIYRPMVNANTDDDSLYIVITNMLAVLDDGHVQMTVPGKKYFFSNHIYNYQIDDALFDLNVIENNYLDNGFIKDDSEYPGFVFGTINNDITYVNFAYIADNLDVMNDVLDNYDTKGLIIDLRHNSGGDFTWAFSNMNRLIQNRTLIFSSKTKNGKGENDYTDWYDWYIEPQTPYYSKKVVLLTDRYTISAGERTAMIFKTMPNAIVIGDTTNGAHSTMIGRDLANGWYYTLPTQKVKFADCISYEGIGVIPDIYFKNELSDIENGIDRCLEKAIAEF
- a CDS encoding DUF2807 domain-containing protein, with translation MKNFPGNFLTMTGIIALVIVIFSFSLNKKTTTDKSLADENRLVAPFDEIKVSGGFEIKINQGAQTPIKIMGSDEDVKHIKTEVKDKTLKIEIDNNGNKNYNMGKVIIEITVPELYEIEAAGSSTIKCNGTFGGAKDMDFEISGSGTIAIDVNADELDASIAGSGEMMFSGRANEVDFEISGSGNFKCETLIANSAEISISGSGNTYITAQNTLEVNISGSGNVYYGGSPKVNTSISGSGKVQAK